Proteins from a genomic interval of Fuerstiella sp.:
- a CDS encoding citrate/2-methylcitrate synthase, translated as MESHHGHSQHVSDGLERLVQDINTLARGGKSGLSHVVCGSSELAGFSQERVEYCGVDVADLVDGVPFEAVVWLLLTGELPGDEQLADAAAVMEESAVVEQSACEALSGLPLRTRPLELLPLAISMLSYFDPMPIDRNPAATRSRVWRILAQLPILLACGLGDESPQDSADTFVASRSTLAGAILQLVRGQDAARSQSSIHSSLEEDAMNVVLTCQCLTELRPACFAARFFGSTVSDVAPSVRSAASLYVAQMRNDPYEWIGSHLRSFHSPDHAEAWLAGRNDQLLPFGFTVEETDPRSSILLHTARQLLGSKDRIHIAACAQRLETLMDRRDRYPTMDWSASVVLTLLDVKPERMSLAIALARTVGWAAQAIDQNASGVTLMPQLHYAL; from the coding sequence ATGGAGTCTCATCACGGCCACTCGCAGCACGTTTCAGACGGACTCGAGCGCCTCGTTCAGGACATCAATACCTTAGCACGCGGTGGTAAATCCGGTCTGAGCCATGTTGTATGCGGATCTTCTGAACTGGCCGGATTCTCACAGGAACGTGTTGAGTACTGTGGAGTTGACGTCGCAGATCTCGTCGACGGAGTACCATTCGAGGCAGTCGTGTGGCTGCTGTTAACCGGAGAGCTACCCGGTGATGAACAGCTGGCCGACGCAGCCGCAGTTATGGAAGAGTCGGCGGTCGTGGAACAGTCGGCCTGCGAAGCACTTTCCGGGCTGCCACTGCGAACGCGACCGCTGGAACTGCTGCCACTGGCCATCTCCATGCTGTCTTACTTTGATCCAATGCCGATAGACAGGAATCCCGCAGCCACCAGGTCCCGTGTCTGGCGAATTCTTGCGCAGTTGCCGATCCTGCTTGCCTGCGGCCTGGGCGACGAATCCCCTCAGGATAGTGCGGACACATTCGTGGCATCTCGGTCCACTCTGGCCGGCGCCATCCTGCAGCTGGTCCGGGGCCAGGATGCGGCACGCAGTCAGTCTTCCATACATTCTTCTCTGGAAGAAGATGCCATGAACGTGGTGCTGACCTGCCAGTGCCTGACAGAGCTGCGTCCAGCGTGTTTTGCGGCACGGTTCTTCGGCAGCACAGTCAGCGATGTGGCCCCCTCCGTTCGATCCGCAGCTTCACTTTATGTCGCTCAGATGAGAAACGATCCCTACGAATGGATCGGTTCTCATCTTCGATCCTTTCACTCACCGGATCACGCTGAAGCATGGCTTGCCGGCAGAAACGATCAGTTGCTGCCGTTTGGATTCACGGTTGAAGAAACAGATCCAAGGTCATCAATACTTCTGCACACTGCACGGCAGCTACTGGGAAGCAAAGACCGAATTCATATTGCTGCGTGTGCCCAGCGACTGGAAACGCTGATGGACCGGAGAGATCGCTACCCAACCATGGACTGGAGTGCGTCGGTTGTGCTGACCCTGCTGGATGTAAAACCGGAAAGGATGTCACTGGCGATTGCTCTGGCCCGAACGGTCGGCTGGGCGGCTCAGGCTATCGACCAAAATGCCAGCGGTGTAACACTGATGCCACAACTTCACTATGCCCTATAA
- a CDS encoding molybdenum cofactor guanylyltransferase encodes MSSHSSVGAVVLCGGHSVRMGSDKALLLVEGRPFLTHICSIINSHFQQTVVVAAEGQRLPELPAGVSVVRDSLPNAGPLAGLLTGLEQTEKLCPKPVKIWLGSCDTPFVSLQVIDRLLVAGADSDAVLVQHADCVQPFGGIYRTGIQQIARQLIERGERRLSSLPGALNTRIIDSGTLRDLDPELEFLRNINTQQDYERYVLSR; translated from the coding sequence TTGTCTTCACACAGTTCTGTCGGGGCCGTTGTTCTTTGCGGAGGACATTCGGTGCGTATGGGGTCGGACAAAGCTTTGCTGCTTGTTGAAGGTCGACCGTTTCTGACTCACATTTGTTCGATCATCAATTCTCATTTTCAGCAGACGGTGGTTGTGGCTGCTGAAGGACAGCGACTTCCTGAACTTCCGGCAGGTGTGAGCGTTGTTCGTGATTCTCTGCCGAATGCCGGACCGCTGGCCGGACTTTTAACCGGTCTTGAACAAACAGAAAAATTATGTCCGAAACCTGTGAAGATCTGGCTGGGATCCTGTGACACACCGTTTGTCAGTTTACAGGTGATTGATCGACTACTGGTCGCGGGGGCTGACTCAGATGCGGTGCTGGTGCAGCATGCAGATTGTGTGCAGCCGTTCGGAGGTATCTATCGAACCGGCATTCAGCAGATCGCCAGGCAGTTGATTGAACGTGGCGAGCGACGTCTGAGTTCATTGCCAGGGGCGCTGAACACCCGAATTATCGATTCCGGAACACTTAGAGATCTGGATCCGGAACTGGAGTTCCTGCGGAATATCAACACACAGCAGGATTACGAACGATACGTGCTGTCTCGCTGA
- a CDS encoding YkgJ family cysteine cluster protein, protein MTDPDTQSGKTSDSAPWYSDGLQFTCSQCGDCCTGDPGVVWVNEEELQAIADYLDRPIGEIRLFHTRPVRGRVSLTEYQNGDCTFFDSRERKCKVYPVRPGQCRTWPFWNSNIESRRKWNEVCDSCPGAGTGQFFSLEEIEERARRVDI, encoded by the coding sequence ATGACAGATCCCGACACACAGTCCGGCAAGACGTCAGACTCGGCCCCATGGTACAGTGACGGCCTTCAATTTACCTGCTCGCAGTGTGGAGACTGCTGCACAGGCGATCCAGGGGTCGTGTGGGTTAACGAAGAGGAACTGCAGGCTATCGCCGACTATCTGGACAGACCGATTGGAGAAATCCGTCTGTTTCACACGCGTCCTGTCCGGGGACGCGTGTCCCTCACCGAATACCAGAACGGCGATTGCACCTTTTTCGATTCCCGGGAGCGAAAATGCAAGGTGTATCCTGTGCGTCCCGGACAGTGCCGAACCTGGCCGTTCTGGAATTCGAATATTGAATCCCGTCGCAAATGGAATGAAGTCTGCGATTCGTGTCCCGGGGCCGGCACCGGCCAGTTTTTTAGTCTCGAAGAAATCGAAGAACGTGCCCGCAGGGTCGACATCTAG